CCACTACCATTAAAAAATCAACCGGTAATAAAATAACAGATAATAATAAATCTTGTTTTTTCATAAACTTGTATTTATATCTTGTTTCTTATATCTCTTATCTTTAATCTATGTCTTAACATTAATCTCTATCTTAATCTTAATACTTTTACCTTATAAAGAAATAATCGCCGGGTAAGCGATAAGCCGGATTCTGTCCCACTGCTTTTTTGATTAAACAGCGAGGACGGCCATCTGTCTTGATCCGCAATTACTTACGGATTCCAGCGAGCTACGTTCCTCTTTTGAAATTTTCAAAAGGTTTGCTCTTGCTCCAGGCAGGGTTTACCACGTCATCCCGTCACCGGGAGACGAAGATCGTAGTCTTAACGACACCGATCAACTTTTCACCTTTCTCTTGAAAAAATTTTTCAAGATAGTATTGTCTCTGTGGCACTTTCCCTGGGATTACTCCCGGTGGGCGTTACCCACTGCCCTTTTTCCGGAGTCCGGACTTTCCTCTTAACCTGTTTTTATTAAATCAGGCCAAGCGACCGTCTGCTTACCAAGCGCTTATCTCATTACAAGGGTATAATATAGGATAGACAAAAATTAAGAAAAAGTCAATGAAAAAATTGGAAAAATAAACTGTAAAAATAGTGTTTTTAAGAAGAAAATAAAGAAGAATAAACAACAAAAAGGCTTAAAAAACAAAAGAAAATAACCCTATTTACCCTATTATTTAATTATATCATATATAATAGAAAAAGTCAAGGGGCAGTGTAGGAAGCTCTATGAAAAAGTTTTTTAAAACTTAATTCTTAATTTCATATATAGCCTCTATTTCTTCGGCAGATAAAACCCTATTATAAATACGTACATCATCAATTAAACCGTTCATCCTATAATGTATAGAGCCATCACTACCGATTCTTGGAGAACTTGGAAAAACCACAGCTCCGGCATTGGTTGTATTAGCTACACCATTTATATACCACTGAGATAAACTGTTTTCATAAACATAAGCTATGTGATGATATTGACCTCTAGGCATTAAACTATCGGAAAAATGACTACCAGCTCCAACTTGAGCCAACATTCTTCTTCCGCCACTCAGGCTATCAGAAACTGTATACAATAATCTCCCCGATGTAAAACTATTATAACCAGTTGCCCCTGTTAAACTATCTCCATCACCTCTAATCCAACCCATGATCGTGAAGCTTGTCATAGAACCTATATTGGGAAGCTGAACATAATCATCAAGGCCGTTAAAATATGCCGCATAAGTGCCCGCCTTTCCTTCTCCATATCTATTTACAGAAGTTCCGTTCCACGTACCATGATAACCATTACCACTGGAATCCAAGGCCACCTCCCCACTCCCTTCATTAAACTGCCACCAGCCACGCAAACCAAAATTACCTATTCCTCCCTGAGAAGTAGCGGTATTAATACCAGCTTTAACAGAACCAACATCTGAACCCAAGCAAAAGCCCATAGCGTATGATGTTCCACTTGCATTAACTGCATATGAATAATCACTATCTGGACAATCTCCATCCGTTCTTGGAGTTGGGTTATTAGGTACTTTACTTATATAGATTATATCATTGGCTTCTAAGGGTTGTCCCGGAGTAATAGATGCTGGATATTGATTATTATTAGCATAGTATAACTCCAAAGCATTAGCCATAGCCTTTAGATCATTCAGTCTTTTAGAATCTCTTGCTTTAGCTCGTGAATTACCAAGCGATACTATGACTAAAGTAGCTAATATGCCAATGATCGCAATTACAACAAGGAGTTCTATGAGGGTGAAGGCTTTTGCGCTCAGCTTCACCGATTTTTGGATGGTAAAATTTTTAAGTGTCATATTTTTCATATATATCTATAGTACAAAACGGTCTTTAGTGGCATTGTAATTTTGGAGAATTTCAGATGCGGTAAGTTCTCGATTGTATATTGAGGTTTGATAAATATTACCGTTAAGCGAACCTTGTGTTGCTGGGCGTCTTTTTCCCATCCAAGTTGTTTCATTTGAAATAGTTGTATCTGTTAAATTATTTCCTACAACAACATTATCTTTTAGTATTGAATTAATATATAATTTAACTCCGCTAGCATCTGAACTACCGTCATAACTAACGGACACAAATAAAAATTTATTAAGTTCAGATATATCAACATCACGTACGCCAATAAAATTAGTATTAACAGTATTTCTGAAAAAGAAGGTTAAATTACCGTTTGAAGAAATCGCAAACTGATACCCCCTGTATGAACCATTCTCATTATTTATAATCTGACTATTAGTAGATTTAACTAACACCCATGATGATAGTGTAAAAGCATCTGTTCTATCAAATTGAATTTGATTAGATAGGTTTATATAATCATTCACCCCGTCAAAGACAATACTACCTCCATTATCACTATTAAATATTGGTCCATCTATGAGGGTGCCGTGATTATTACTTCCACTCAAATCATACCAAGTATTACCAAAACCAGGATAAGAAGCTGGGTTAGAAGCATCTAAGTAAAGAACAAGACCATTAGTCGCACCGATAGACTGTAGTCCTGAATTATTAGTAACACTTACTCCTCCTGCTATTAAGTTGCCTTGACTAGATCCTATGCAACTGATAACTGAATAGCTTTGAGGTGAATTGGAAAGATATCTATATTCTTCATCTGGACAATTACCGTCTGTGTAAGGAGTTGGGTTATTAGGTACTTTACTCATGTAGACTATTCCACCTGCTTCTAGAGGTTGTCCTGGAGTAATAGATGCTGGGTATTGATTATTATTAGCATAATATAGCTCCAGGGCATTAGCCATAGCTTTTAAATCATTTAATCTTTTAGCGTCTCTAGCGCTAGATCTTGAATTACCTAGAGCTACTATAACTAAAGTGGATAATACGCCTATGATAGCTATGACTACTAGGAGTTCTATTAGAGTAAAAGCTTTTTTATTTTGACGATATATCATAGGGTTATTGAAGATAACAGTATTGTTTTCATTATAACACAGTTTTTTTGATTATTATGCTTATAGCTTAATATTATGAGCTAATATAATATAAGGCTTAAATTAAGCCTTATAAAATATAAAAAATAATCTTTAACCAATGAAGCTTCCTAACTCTAAAAGCTTAGAAAGATTATCTTCTTTAGCTCTTTTATTCTTTCTCTTAAAACCACATTGTACACAACGATAAACAATAATCCAGTCTTCTCCCTTGTTCTCCAAAAAAATCGGCTCCATTAAACCTTGGCAAATCTCTTGCCTGTCTCCGGGATTAATATCAACATGCTTACTCCATAAGCAGTGTGGACAATGGTTAGTATAACCATTACCCTTAACAAAAGCTTGGCAATGCTCACAAGTAAAGTCTTCAATCTTTCTTTGGAATTTTTTTAACATGAGTTTATACCTTCCAAGCTAAACTTAATTTTTTAAATGCCCCTGGCCTCTCCCTGACCATCCGCCGGTGTCCGTGGTTTCTTGCCGGACAAAAGACGACGCTTAACCGCGCTCCAAAGCTCCGAAGCTTCTTCAACATGTAAAAGAGAACAAACCCCTAAATAAACAACTAAGCCGAAAATTCCGGCCGCCCCACCCTGTAACAAAACTCCCCAAAAACGAGTCATGTCAGCGATCGGCCAAACCAAAAGCTTCATGGCTTGAATAGCTACCGCGGCAAACAAAGCAGCCACTGAATATTTTAAAATTGCCATAATAATGTTTTTTTCATCCAAGCCTCCCAAATTATGCCTTAAGAAAATAAAGAGTAATAAGAATTGCACTATGGCACTTAAAGAGAAAGCCAAAGCTAAGCCGGCTACACCTAAAGACGGCGCCAACCACCAGGCTAAAAAGATATTAAGCAGTACCGAAAAAAGAGCGGTATAAAAAGGAGTCTTGGCGTCCTGTCTGGCATAGAAGGCTCTTACCACTAAAGGCAAAGCCGCTTGAGCAAAAAGCGAGATTGAGAAAAAGGCCAGAGTATCAATAGTTAAGATAGTAGCTTGCCAATCAAACTCACCAGAACCTAAAATTAAACGAACCAACTGGGCCCTTAAACTCAACATAATAACTGTTACCGGAATAATGAAAAACATTATCTGCCTAAGGGTTTTGGCAAAATAATAAATAAAACGACTTGTCCCAACAGTGGAAGATAAAGCCGGGAAAGCGGCGATCGCAAAAGAGATACCAAATATTCCCACCGGAAAAGATTGTAAATTATTAGCCAAGTTAAAAACAGATAAAGAGCCTGACACCATAGTGGAAGCAATGGCTGTAATAACAATTAAATTAATTTGTGAAACCGCCAAGGCCATAACTCGCGGTGTCATTAAAGCAAAAACCGAACGCATGGTCTTATCTTTAAAATCTATAATCGCCCGATAAGCAAAGCCCAAACGATAGAAAGTTGGGAGCTGAACTAAAACATGAGCTGCTGAACCAATGGCCACTCCCCAAGCTAAACCGCTAATACCATATTGTGGAACCAAATAAAGCGCTCCGAAGATAATACCGAAATTATAAAAAATAGGAGAAAGAGAATAAGCAAAAAACCGACGATAAGATTGTAAAACACTACCCACAATACTGGAAAGACCCAATAAGAAAGGCGAGATAAACATAATCCTGGTTAAGGAAGTTACTGTGTCAGCCGCTTCTCCGGTAAAACCCGGAGCCACTAACTTGGTAATCCAAGGAGCCAACCAAACACCGATAACGCAAATAAATAAAAGCGCTACCGACATGGTATTTAAAATATTGTTAGATAAACGCCAAGCTTCTTTGTCTTGCTTATGAGCCAATAATTTGGAAAAAACCGGAATAAAACCGGCAGACAAAGCGCCTAAAACTAAAATATTAAAAATAAGGTCAGGTAAACGAAAAGCTGCATAGTAAATATCCAGTGTCTCTCCCGCACCAAAAGAGCCGGCTAAAATTCTGTCCCTAACCACTCCTAAAACTCTACTCACTACTGATAAAGAAGCAATCACCACCGCCGCACCGGCTACGGTTTCCGCGGCGCCGAATAAATTGGCTAATCTTTTTTTTACAAAACCTATCATAATTTTAAAAACTTTAAATAAAACTTTTACCGTTCATACTAGATGGCACAGGCAAGCGCA
This genomic window from Patescibacteria group bacterium contains:
- a CDS encoding prepilin-type N-terminal cleavage/methylation domain-containing protein codes for the protein MTLKNFTIQKSVKLSAKAFTLIELLVVIAIIGILATLVIVSLGNSRAKARDSKRLNDLKAMANALELYYANNNQYPASITPGQPLEANDIIYISKVPNNPTPRTDGDCPDSDYSYAVNASGTSYAMGFCLGSDVGSVKAGINTATSQGGIGNFGLRGWWQFNEGSGEVALDSSGNGYHGTWNGTSVNRYGEGKAGTYAAYFNGLDDYVQLPNIGSMTSFTIMGWIRGDGDSLTGATGYNSFTSGRLLYTVSDSLSGGRRMLAQVGAGSHFSDSLMPRGQYHHIAYVYENSLSQWYINGVANTTNAGAVVFPSSPRIGSDGSIHYRMNGLIDDVRIYNRVLSAEEIEAIYEIKN
- a CDS encoding prepilin-type N-terminal cleavage/methylation domain-containing protein; translated protein: MIYRQNKKAFTLIELLVVIAIIGVLSTLVIVALGNSRSSARDAKRLNDLKAMANALELYYANNNQYPASITPGQPLEAGGIVYMSKVPNNPTPYTDGNCPDEEYRYLSNSPQSYSVISCIGSSQGNLIAGGVSVTNNSGLQSIGATNGLVLYLDASNPASYPGFGNTWYDLSGSNNHGTLIDGPIFNSDNGGSIVFDGVNDYINLSNQIQFDRTDAFTLSSWVLVKSTNSQIINNENGSYRGYQFAISSNGNLTFFFRNTVNTNFIGVRDVDISELNKFLFVSVSYDGSSDASGVKLYINSILKDNVVVGNNLTDTTISNETTWMGKRRPATQGSLNGNIYQTSIYNRELTASEILQNYNATKDRFVL
- a CDS encoding RNHCP domain-containing protein, whose protein sequence is MLKKFQRKIEDFTCEHCQAFVKGNGYTNHCPHCLWSKHVDINPGDRQEICQGLMEPIFLENKGEDWIIVYRCVQCGFKRKNKRAKEDNLSKLLELGSFIG
- the murJ gene encoding murein biosynthesis integral membrane protein MurJ, with amino-acid sequence MIGFVKKRLANLFGAAETVAGAAVVIASLSVVSRVLGVVRDRILAGSFGAGETLDIYYAAFRLPDLIFNILVLGALSAGFIPVFSKLLAHKQDKEAWRLSNNILNTMSVALLFICVIGVWLAPWITKLVAPGFTGEAADTVTSLTRIMFISPFLLGLSSIVGSVLQSYRRFFAYSLSPIFYNFGIIFGALYLVPQYGISGLAWGVAIGSAAHVLVQLPTFYRLGFAYRAIIDFKDKTMRSVFALMTPRVMALAVSQINLIVITAIASTMVSGSLSVFNLANNLQSFPVGIFGISFAIAAFPALSSTVGTSRFIYYFAKTLRQIMFFIIPVTVIMLSLRAQLVRLILGSGEFDWQATILTIDTLAFFSISLFAQAALPLVVRAFYARQDAKTPFYTALFSVLLNIFLAWWLAPSLGVAGLALAFSLSAIVQFLLLFIFLRHNLGGLDEKNIIMAILKYSVAALFAAVAIQAMKLLVWPIADMTRFWGVLLQGGAAGIFGLVVYLGVCSLLHVEEASELWSAVKRRLLSGKKPRTPADGQGEARGI